In Besnoitia besnoiti strain Bb-Ger1 chromosome I, whole genome shotgun sequence, the genomic window acgcggcgaagcgtgGCGCCCTCAACGCGGCAAGTGCTgcggggcggcagcagctctcgCTCCGTCCTAGAATGTCGGCTGACGAGGCTCGAAGGATCCTTGGCTTGGACGCATCtggctcttcttctgcgcctctctgtcgGCAAGACATTGAAGCACGGCATAAGCGCTTGCACGAGATCAATGCGCCGTCGGGGCGATTTGCCGGGTCGCCGTACCTGCAAAAGAAAGTCGACATTGCTAAAATAATATTGCTGG contains:
- a CDS encoding putative mitochondria-associated granulocyte macrophage CSF signaling molecule (encoded by transcript BESB_003720); this translates as MAIGPLGRILAQFVVVAGSAVGRAFVQAYKDAAKRGALNAASAAGRQQLSLRPRMSADEARRILGLDASGSSSAPLCRQDIEARHKRLHEINAPSGRFAGSPYLQKKVDIAKIILLEKIAEEKKATSAEDKDTQN